Proteins encoded in a region of the Zonotrichia albicollis isolate bZonAlb1 chromosome 22, bZonAlb1.hap1, whole genome shotgun sequence genome:
- the LAT2 gene encoding linker for activation of T-cells family member 2 isoform X2 — protein MLQLELWAAVALMLLGAAVSLCIRCQHSGTKRDAQLNERRSQLESQQRFEVVRSHTIATRRLEKSKGPEDLSTASKATEELSASHHPGYGSRDEPRYQNFLAESCLQEDTAYVEPMALDHYYNCSRLFNPPRVRAPGKQEKDEDSYSYENVTIGVSQGCDPDDAVDYENSMAILTWKLQQGQAPVTESLDEEPDYINTAPGSRPALLPEPSILRKV, from the exons atgctgcagctggagctgtgggcGGCCGTGGCGCTGATGCTGCTCGGGGCGGCCGTCAGCCTCTGCATCAGGTGCCAGCACTCAG GTACCAAACGGGACGCGCAGCTGAACGAGCGGAGGAGCCA GCTCGAGAGCCAGCAGAGGTTTGAGGTGGTTCGATCCCACACCA TTGCAACCCGAAGGCTGGAAAAAAGTAAGGGACCTGAAGACTTATCAACAGCAAg tAAAGCCACCGAGGAGCTCAGTGCTTCCCATCACCCTGGATATG GCAGCAGGGACGAGCCCAGGTACCAGAATTTCCTGGCAG AGAGCTGCCTGCAGGAAGACACTGCCTATGT GGAGCCCATGGCTCTGGATCACTACTACAACTGCAGCAGGCTCTTCAATCCCCCCCGTGTGAGGGCTCCAGGCAAGCAAG AGAAAGATGAGGATTCCTATTCCTATGAAAATGTCACCATTGGAGTGTCTCAGGGCTGTGATCCAG ATGATGCTGTGGACTATGAGAACAGCATGGCAATACTCACATGGAAGCTCCAGCAAGGGCAAG CCCCAGTGACAGAAAGCCTGGATGAAGAGCCAGACTACATCAACACAGCTCCTGGGTCAaggcctgccctgctgccagagccAAG TATTCTGCGTAAAGTCTGA
- the LAT2 gene encoding linker for activation of T-cells family member 2 isoform X1, giving the protein MPQGLASQPPVSPQLMGSLAVFQAGFGRAMLQLELWAAVALMLLGAAVSLCIRCQHSGTKRDAQLNERRSQLESQQRFEVVRSHTIATRRLEKSKGPEDLSTASKATEELSASHHPGYGSRDEPRYQNFLAESCLQEDTAYVEPMALDHYYNCSRLFNPPRVRAPGKQEKDEDSYSYENVTIGVSQGCDPDDAVDYENSMAILTWKLQQGQAPVTESLDEEPDYINTAPGSRPALLPEPSILRKV; this is encoded by the exons aTGCCACAAGGGCTGGCCTCAcagccccctgtgtccccacagctgaTGGGTTCCCTGGCTGTGTTTCAGGCTGGATTTGGGAGGGccatgctgcagctggagctgtgggcGGCCGTGGCGCTGATGCTGCTCGGGGCGGCCGTCAGCCTCTGCATCAGGTGCCAGCACTCAG GTACCAAACGGGACGCGCAGCTGAACGAGCGGAGGAGCCA GCTCGAGAGCCAGCAGAGGTTTGAGGTGGTTCGATCCCACACCA TTGCAACCCGAAGGCTGGAAAAAAGTAAGGGACCTGAAGACTTATCAACAGCAAg tAAAGCCACCGAGGAGCTCAGTGCTTCCCATCACCCTGGATATG GCAGCAGGGACGAGCCCAGGTACCAGAATTTCCTGGCAG AGAGCTGCCTGCAGGAAGACACTGCCTATGT GGAGCCCATGGCTCTGGATCACTACTACAACTGCAGCAGGCTCTTCAATCCCCCCCGTGTGAGGGCTCCAGGCAAGCAAG AGAAAGATGAGGATTCCTATTCCTATGAAAATGTCACCATTGGAGTGTCTCAGGGCTGTGATCCAG ATGATGCTGTGGACTATGAGAACAGCATGGCAATACTCACATGGAAGCTCCAGCAAGGGCAAG CCCCAGTGACAGAAAGCCTGGATGAAGAGCCAGACTACATCAACACAGCTCCTGGGTCAaggcctgccctgctgccagagccAAG TATTCTGCGTAAAGTCTGA